The Mucilaginibacter yixingensis genome window below encodes:
- the rsmA gene encoding 16S rRNA (adenine(1518)-N(6)/adenine(1519)-N(6))-dimethyltransferase RsmA, which translates to MSLVSAKKHLGQHFLTDKNIASKIVDSLRYQDKYTQVLEVGPGMGILSDFLLQKENLETYLIDIDTESYDFLKKKYPQLGERLINADFLEMDFDSIFKQPFGIIGNFPYNISSQILFKVLDNRDKVTEVVGMFQKEVAERCVEKPGSKEYGILSVFIQAYYKAEYLFTVKAGVFNPPPKVLSAVIRLTRNETEKLDCDEKLFWQVVKAGFNQRRKTLRNALSSLINKEKMTEEPMLDLRAERLSVADFVALTNKISAARD; encoded by the coding sequence ATGTCACTGGTAAGCGCGAAGAAACATCTGGGTCAGCATTTTTTAACCGATAAAAATATTGCTTCAAAAATTGTAGACAGTTTGCGTTACCAGGACAAATACACCCAGGTGCTGGAAGTTGGTCCGGGCATGGGCATCCTGTCAGACTTTCTGCTCCAGAAAGAAAACCTGGAAACCTACCTCATCGATATCGACACCGAATCATACGATTTCCTGAAAAAAAAATACCCGCAGTTGGGCGAGCGGCTGATCAATGCCGATTTTCTGGAGATGGATTTCGACAGCATTTTTAAACAGCCCTTCGGCATCATCGGCAACTTCCCATACAATATCTCGTCACAGATCCTTTTCAAAGTATTGGATAACCGCGACAAGGTGACCGAAGTGGTAGGCATGTTTCAAAAAGAAGTAGCCGAGCGTTGCGTGGAAAAACCCGGCAGCAAAGAGTATGGCATCCTGAGTGTTTTCATTCAGGCCTACTACAAGGCCGAGTATCTGTTTACCGTAAAAGCCGGGGTATTTAACCCGCCACCAAAAGTACTTTCGGCAGTAATCAGACTAACACGAAACGAAACGGAAAAACTGGATTGCGATGAAAAACTGTTCTGGCAGGTGGTAAAAGCCGGCTTCAATCAGCGACGCAAAACTTTGCGTAATGCGTTATCATCGCTCATCAACAAAGAAAAAATGACCGAAGAGCCGATGCTTGACCTGCGTGCCGAGCG
- a CDS encoding RNA polymerase sigma factor encodes MKADSQLEALYIDKHYQLVAECKQGSKKACYELYRLYAKAMLNVAFRIVGNTDEAEDVLQEAFLDAFNRIKDFRQETTFGLWLKQIVVHRAINLLRKRKMDLIGMDGDELENIADEEPEDLEEIQYKVEQVKEAMKELPEGYRVVISLYLLEGYDHEEIGQILHITENTSRTQFLRAKRKLSEILKQKGLVA; translated from the coding sequence ATGAAAGCTGATTCACAATTGGAAGCGCTATATATAGATAAGCATTATCAACTGGTGGCCGAGTGCAAGCAGGGCAGCAAAAAAGCCTGCTATGAACTGTACCGCCTGTATGCCAAGGCTATGCTGAACGTGGCGTTCAGGATAGTGGGCAATACCGATGAGGCTGAAGATGTGCTTCAGGAGGCTTTTCTGGATGCCTTTAACCGCATAAAGGATTTCAGGCAAGAAACCACCTTTGGCCTGTGGCTAAAACAAATTGTGGTGCATCGTGCCATCAATCTGTTGCGTAAACGCAAGATGGACCTGATAGGGATGGATGGCGATGAGCTGGAAAATATTGCGGATGAGGAACCGGAGGATCTGGAAGAAATTCAATATAAAGTGGAGCAGGTAAAAGAGGCCATGAAAGAGTTGCCCGAAGGATACCGGGTGGTGATATCGCTCTATCTGTTAGAGGGGTACGATCACGAAGAGATAGGACAAATATTACATATAACAGAAAACACCTCAAGAACCCAGTTTTTGAGAGCTAAACGCAAGTTAAGCGAGATATTAAAACAGAAAGGATTAGTGGCATGA
- a CDS encoding esterase family protein, which yields MKREYYCWHSPNLKRDMEMLVFGDGGPSVLFFPTRMARFFDYENWGIVGAVQDKIKRGELQLYCVDSIDSESFYNQDIHPSERIVRHLQYEQYILEEVVPRMDNTDGLIVAGCSMGAYHAATLAFRKPELFYKAVCMSGRYDLTRQIGDFRDLFDGYHNEDIYFSMPRQFVRHVHDPVNLTAMRDMEIIIAIGETDPFIDDNREFDALLWDKGIEHQFPIWEGYAHRPRYWRQMAQLYF from the coding sequence ATGAAACGGGAGTATTACTGCTGGCACAGTCCCAATCTTAAGCGCGATATGGAAATGCTTGTTTTTGGTGATGGTGGCCCGTCGGTATTATTTTTCCCTACCCGTATGGCCCGTTTTTTTGACTATGAAAATTGGGGCATAGTTGGCGCAGTTCAGGATAAAATTAAAAGAGGCGAACTGCAGTTGTACTGTGTAGACAGCATTGACAGCGAAAGTTTCTACAATCAAGACATCCACCCTTCAGAGCGCATTGTGCGCCACCTGCAATACGAGCAATATATTTTAGAGGAAGTAGTACCGCGGATGGACAATACCGACGGCCTTATCGTTGCCGGTTGTAGCATGGGCGCTTACCATGCCGCCACTCTGGCCTTCAGAAAACCCGAATTATTCTATAAAGCCGTATGCATGAGCGGCCGGTATGACTTAACCCGTCAGATTGGTGATTTTCGCGATCTGTTTGACGGCTATCATAACGAGGATATCTACTTCAGCATGCCACGCCAGTTTGTGCGCCATGTGCATGATCCGGTAAACCTTACCGCCATGCGCGATATGGAGATCATTATTGCCATTGGCGAAACAGATCCGTTTATTGATGATAACCGGGAGTTTGATGCCCTGTTGTGGGATAAAGGTATCGAACATCAGTTTCCCATTTGGGAAGGTTATGCGCATCGCCCGCGCTACTGGCGCCAAATGGCCCAGCTTTACTTTTAA
- the pdxA gene encoding 4-hydroxythreonine-4-phosphate dehydrogenase PdxA — translation MSEKYKIGISIGDVNGIGLEIIIKTLADSAIYNYCTPIVYGHTKVASFHRRSINAHELNFNVITHPSQAHHKKANMINCWEEDVKIDLGVSNETGGKYAFLSLERATADLLAGEIDALVTAPINKDNIQNENFNFPGHTEYLQERDEAAESLMFLVSDTLRVGVVTGHIPVAQIASSITGEKIIGKLKLMNESLRTDFWIRKPKIAVLGLNPHAGDNGLIGKEEQEIIAPALEEARAAGILAFGPYPADGFFANGSYQQFDAVLAMYHDQGLIPFKQISFESGVNFTAGLSFVRTSPDHGTAYDIAGQNKASEVSFREALFTALQIVRHRNENEELNENPLQFSKLSRDRD, via the coding sequence ATGAGCGAAAAATATAAGATAGGGATAAGTATAGGCGATGTTAATGGCATCGGCCTCGAAATTATTATCAAAACCCTGGCCGATTCTGCTATATATAATTACTGTACGCCTATTGTTTACGGGCATACCAAGGTGGCCTCGTTCCATCGCAGATCAATCAACGCGCACGAGCTGAATTTTAACGTTATCACCCACCCATCGCAGGCGCATCATAAAAAAGCCAATATGATTAACTGCTGGGAAGAGGATGTAAAGATTGATTTAGGTGTATCAAACGAGACCGGCGGCAAATACGCATTCCTTTCTCTGGAACGAGCCACGGCTGATTTGCTGGCGGGCGAGATTGACGCCCTGGTAACAGCGCCTATCAATAAAGACAACATCCAGAACGAGAATTTTAATTTTCCCGGTCATACCGAATACCTGCAGGAGCGCGATGAAGCTGCCGAATCACTGATGTTTCTGGTGAGCGATACTTTGCGTGTAGGTGTGGTTACCGGTCATATCCCGGTTGCCCAGATCGCATCGTCTATCACCGGCGAAAAAATTATCGGCAAGCTGAAGCTGATGAACGAAAGCTTGCGTACTGATTTCTGGATCCGCAAACCAAAGATCGCCGTGCTGGGCTTAAACCCGCATGCTGGCGATAATGGATTGATAGGTAAAGAAGAGCAGGAGATTATTGCCCCTGCACTGGAAGAAGCCCGTGCGGCAGGCATCCTGGCATTTGGTCCGTACCCGGCTGACGGCTTTTTTGCCAATGGCAGTTATCAGCAGTTTGATGCCGTGCTGGCCATGTATCATGATCAGGGTTTGATTCCGTTTAAACAGATCTCGTTTGAATCGGGCGTAAACTTTACTGCCGGTTTGAGTTTTGTGCGTACCTCGCCAGACCATGGCACGGCTTACGACATCGCCGGACAGAACAAAGCATCTGAAGTATCATTCCGTGAGGCTTTGTTTACTGCATTGCAGATTGTAAGACATCGTAATGAGAATGAAGAGTTAAATGAAAACCCACTGCAGTTTAGTAAGCTGAGCAGGGACAGAGATTAA
- a CDS encoding DUF5009 domain-containing protein, with amino-acid sequence MINLDSSRVRSIDAFRALTMFLMIFVNDVEDVPGVPQWIKHVGENADGLGLADTIFPAFLFIVGLSIPFAFQSRIVRGDTRLLKRIFTRSFALIFIGFFHSNMETYNEAIAKLPKPVWESLVTFGFFFLFLDYSRFKKYKRYLFQGFGAALIIAMSALYKTSEPGHTWLHFSWWGILGLIGWAYLYCALIYYYSKGALWVQAAFWLFFMFLNIDIHFGWFDFLSKTYNYLWMAGNGAMQSFTMAGIFVAVLYMRLSKEKELRMLWVGMLLMAVILFNLGFIVRLYSGGISKARDTPSWVLICTGISLVAYLFFVLLVDVWKKYKLFKPIEPAGTNTFTCYLVPFLFYPAYEMSNLGYPEVLSEGMGGLIKCIVFSFVMVWIAGLLAKINVRLKI; translated from the coding sequence TTGATAAATTTAGATTCCAGCCGAGTTCGGTCTATTGATGCTTTTCGTGCGCTCACCATGTTCCTCATGATTTTTGTAAATGATGTGGAAGATGTACCCGGTGTGCCGCAGTGGATAAAGCATGTCGGCGAAAATGCAGATGGCCTTGGTTTGGCCGATACCATCTTTCCTGCTTTTCTTTTTATTGTTGGCTTGTCTATCCCTTTTGCGTTTCAAAGCCGCATTGTTCGGGGCGACACCCGTCTGCTCAAACGCATTTTTACCCGTTCTTTTGCGCTAATTTTTATTGGCTTTTTCCATTCTAATATGGAAACCTATAACGAGGCCATTGCCAAACTGCCCAAACCGGTTTGGGAGAGCCTGGTTACCTTCGGTTTCTTTTTCCTGTTTTTAGATTACAGCAGATTTAAAAAATATAAACGCTACCTGTTCCAGGGATTTGGCGCAGCGTTAATTATTGCCATGTCTGCCCTTTATAAAACCAGCGAGCCGGGGCATACCTGGCTGCATTTTAGTTGGTGGGGCATATTGGGGCTGATTGGCTGGGCGTACTTGTACTGTGCATTGATCTATTATTACAGTAAAGGCGCGTTGTGGGTGCAGGCAGCGTTCTGGCTGTTCTTTATGTTCCTCAATATTGATATCCACTTCGGGTGGTTTGATTTTCTGAGCAAAACCTATAATTACCTGTGGATGGCCGGTAATGGGGCCATGCAAAGTTTCACCATGGCCGGCATCTTTGTGGCGGTACTGTATATGCGCCTCTCGAAAGAGAAGGAATTGCGCATGTTGTGGGTGGGCATGTTGTTGATGGCCGTGATTTTATTTAACCTTGGTTTTATTGTGCGCCTGTACAGCGGAGGCATTTCTAAGGCGCGTGACACCCCGTCATGGGTGCTGATCTGCACCGGTATTAGTTTGGTGGCTTACTTGTTTTTTGTGCTGCTGGTTGATGTGTGGAAGAAATATAAGTTGTTTAAACCTATTGAGCCCGCGGGTACCAACACCTTTACCTGTTACCTGGTGCCGTTTTTGTTTTACCCGGCCTATGAGATGTCTAACCTGGGCTATCCCGAAGTGCTGAGCGAAGGGATGGGTGGGTTGATTAAGTGTATCGTCTTCTCGTTTGTAATGGTGTGGATTGCCGGTTTGCTGGCCAAGATCAACGTCAGGCTTAAGATTTAG
- a CDS encoding GDSL-type esterase/lipase family protein: MFWYEEEVKQLEAKAVNTAAWGETLFYGSSSIRLWSTLGHDFPDLKPVNLGFGGSTLAACVWFSERILSPYRPKRLILYAGDNDLGDGRNPEEVLIFFQEFTERVKQMFGDLPCWFISLKPSLARWNIVDKFKYTNTLVQAEINDHQPNWKFINLFPEMLNDKGMPRRDFYDGDGLHLSLAGYYVWKSQVNKAINQNI, encoded by the coding sequence ATGTTCTGGTACGAAGAAGAGGTAAAGCAATTAGAAGCCAAAGCCGTCAATACAGCCGCCTGGGGCGAAACCTTGTTTTACGGTAGTTCTTCTATCCGTTTGTGGTCAACCCTCGGGCATGATTTTCCGGACCTTAAGCCGGTCAACCTCGGCTTTGGTGGTTCTACATTGGCGGCGTGCGTTTGGTTTTCTGAGCGCATCCTCTCTCCTTATCGTCCTAAGCGACTCATCTTATATGCGGGCGACAATGATCTGGGCGATGGCCGCAATCCAGAGGAAGTACTCATCTTTTTCCAGGAGTTTACAGAAAGGGTGAAGCAAATGTTTGGCGACTTGCCTTGCTGGTTCATTTCGCTTAAACCTAGTTTGGCCCGGTGGAATATTGTTGATAAATTTAAGTACACCAATACACTGGTACAGGCAGAGATTAATGATCATCAGCCTAACTGGAAATTTATTAACCTTTTTCCGGAAATGCTTAACGATAAAGGCATGCCCCGACGCGATTTTTATGATGGCGATGGCCTGCATCTCAGCCTAGCCGGTTACTACGTATGGAAATCACAAGTAAATAAAGCCATCAACCAAAATATATGA